In a single window of the Campylobacter fetus subsp. testudinum 03-427 genome:
- the ahpC gene encoding alkyl hydroperoxide reductase protein, peroxidase component (Pfam matches to PF00578.17 AhpC-TSA, and to PF10417.5 1-cysPrx_C): MLVTNKAPALKGVAVLGNGQIDENFELYKHIGPKGAVVFFYPKDFTFVCPSEIIAFDHRYKEFKERGIEVIGVSCDNEYCHFAWRETDVKCGGIGRVQFPLVADLKKEWAKGFDVLFDEAVALRGSFLLDKDGTVRHAVINDLPLGRNIDEMVRMVDTMLFTNEHGEVCPAGWSKGDKGMKPSTDGVASYLGENGDKL, from the coding sequence ATGTTAGTTACAAATAAAGCGCCTGCTTTAAAAGGCGTAGCGGTTTTAGGAAATGGTCAAATAGACGAGAATTTCGAGCTTTACAAACATATAGGACCAAAAGGTGCGGTAGTATTTTTCTATCCAAAAGATTTTACTTTTGTTTGTCCAAGTGAGATTATAGCATTTGATCATAGATACAAAGAATTTAAAGAAAGAGGCATTGAAGTTATCGGCGTAAGCTGCGACAACGAGTATTGCCACTTTGCATGGAGAGAGACTGACGTAAAATGCGGCGGTATCGGAAGAGTTCAATTTCCACTAGTTGCAGACCTTAAAAAAGAGTGGGCAAAAGGATTTGACGTATTATTTGATGAAGCAGTTGCTCTAAGAGGTAGCTTCTTACTAGATAAAGACGGAACAGTAAGACACGCTGTTATAAACGACCTTCCACTTGGAAGAAACATTGATGAAATGGTAAGAATGGTAGATACAATGCTATTTACAAATGAGCACGGTGAAGTTTGCCCTGCTGGTTGGAGCAAAGGCGATAAAGGTATGAAACCTTCTACTGATGGCGTTGCTTCTTACCTTGGCGAAAACGGCGATAAACTATAA
- a CDS encoding putative membrane protein, putative dicarboxylate carrier protein MatC (Pfam match to PF07158.7 MatC_N) yields the protein MQTIQILIPVFLIGSIVLGYLYKTNIGIFAIPLAFIAAFIHGLEVKNIINLWGLNLFFILISMTFFYGFAISNGTLNLLASKAIYISRNQPWAIPIVLFIIVAMFVGIAGHYAGFAFMSPLVLYIANKINMSKMLAAIIIYSGSCASGFNPFTIGGRFVNSIILNLGFNDSIANDFTVSIYKNMFFVHTLIFIIGYFVLKGYTVHANKIEKPAKLSKIHIKTISLVAFIFALVMAPSIWLAFAPHSEFMQKASNILNPIFLCFLGVCLAIIFKIGDEKEAFRNIPWDIVFMICGLGMLIALAKEAGAIDKLSVYINSVSTDQHTIAYLLGISSSTMSIFSSTLGVVIPTFFPIVPNLNIDIALGLSIVVCFATFTGYSPFSTGGALVLAGTKDPKESKELFIGLLVLPVILVLGGFALLITGFFN from the coding sequence ATGCAAACCATACAAATTCTCATACCGGTGTTTTTGATAGGTTCGATTGTTTTAGGATATTTATACAAAACAAATATAGGTATATTTGCCATTCCCCTAGCGTTTATAGCAGCATTTATACATGGTTTAGAAGTAAAAAATATAATAAATTTATGGGGATTAAATCTATTTTTCATACTTATATCAATGACGTTCTTTTACGGTTTTGCTATAAGCAACGGTACGCTAAATCTTCTGGCGTCAAAAGCCATCTACATCTCAAGAAATCAGCCGTGGGCCATTCCGATTGTTTTATTTATAATCGTTGCAATGTTCGTTGGTATAGCAGGACATTACGCAGGATTTGCATTTATGTCGCCGTTAGTACTTTACATAGCAAATAAAATAAATATGAGCAAAATGCTAGCGGCTATCATTATATACTCTGGATCATGCGCCAGTGGATTTAATCCATTCACGATCGGAGGTAGATTTGTAAATAGCATAATACTAAATTTAGGATTTAACGACTCAATAGCTAACGATTTTACCGTATCGATATATAAAAATATGTTTTTCGTGCATACTTTGATCTTTATAATTGGATATTTTGTGTTAAAAGGCTACACGGTACATGCAAATAAAATAGAAAAACCGGCAAAATTAAGCAAGATACATATCAAAACCATATCTTTAGTTGCTTTTATATTTGCTTTAGTTATGGCACCGTCTATCTGGCTAGCATTTGCTCCACATAGTGAATTTATGCAAAAAGCAAGCAATATTTTAAATCCGATCTTTCTCTGCTTTCTTGGCGTATGTCTTGCTATAATATTTAAAATAGGAGATGAAAAAGAAGCTTTTAGAAATATACCTTGGGATATTGTTTTTATGATATGCGGACTTGGTATGCTCATAGCTCTTGCCAAAGAAGCCGGCGCTATCGATAAACTTAGTGTCTATATAAATAGCGTATCAACAGATCAGCATACCATAGCTTATTTGCTTGGGATATCTTCTAGCACGATGAGTATATTTTCTAGTACGTTAGGCGTCGTGATACCTACTTTTTTTCCTATTGTTCCAAATTTAAATATAGATATCGCCTTAGGACTTAGTATAGTCGTCTGTTTTGCTACATTTACTGGGTACTCTCCTTTTAGCACAGGAGGCGCGCTTGTTCTAGCTGGAACAAAGGATCCAAAAGAGAGCAAAGAGCTATTTATAGGGCTGCTAGTATTGCCTGTGATATTAGTTTTAGGCGGATTTGCCTTGTTGATAACTGGATTTTTTAACTAA
- a CDS encoding ABC transporter, ATP-binding protein (Pfam matches to PF00005.23 ABC_tran, and to PF00005.23 ABC_tran) encodes MIKATNLTKNFDKPFTEALKSINFDAIKGKITGVVGPDGSGKTTLLRLCAGLLTPSSGELNILGYKMPCSQKDFLNKIGYMPQIFGLYEDLTCEENLNLYAKLQDVQRPKQRIDEILEFTNLKIFKDRLARSLSGGMKQKLAFGATLLKKPELLLLDEPGVGVDPISREEIWSMAKSLTGVSILWATSYLDEASLCDKVLLINDGKIIFDDDPKRINNILENRVFLVEVKGDKKAFLTNILEHDNVLDAYFVGSKIRVVLKTKDCSLFQDFTDFKFENVTPSFEDAFVDMLKIKTKAHSKLTDILNRVDEQDCFAIKAVGLTKKFGSFIATNNISFEISKGEIFGFLGPNGAGKSTTFKMICGLLSRSEGESLIYGNSIDVMKNKIGYMAQKFSLYGNLGLKDNLDFFAGLYGLRGKEKRDKISSMIEIFGFDKYLQNRVFELPLGIKQRLALSCALMHSPLVLFLDEATSGVDPITRKEFWRHINAISNLGISVMVTTHLMDEAELCDRVMIIDKGKMIAVGTPDELKQKVGAISVKDAFIKLIKGANEL; translated from the coding sequence ATGATCAAAGCAACTAATCTTACAAAAAATTTCGATAAGCCCTTTACCGAGGCTTTAAAAAGTATTAATTTCGATGCTATCAAAGGTAAGATCACAGGCGTAGTAGGACCAGATGGCTCAGGAAAAACAACTCTACTTAGGCTTTGCGCTGGACTTCTTACACCAAGTAGCGGTGAGTTAAATATTTTAGGCTATAAAATGCCTTGTAGCCAGAAAGATTTTTTAAATAAAATCGGCTATATGCCGCAAATATTTGGATTATATGAAGATCTTACTTGCGAAGAAAATTTAAATTTATACGCAAAACTTCAAGATGTACAACGTCCAAAACAACGTATAGACGAGATTTTGGAATTTACAAATTTAAAAATATTTAAAGATAGACTAGCTAGAAGTTTGTCTGGAGGAATGAAGCAGAAGTTAGCTTTTGGTGCAACTTTGCTTAAAAAACCAGAGCTTCTTTTACTAGATGAGCCAGGAGTTGGCGTAGATCCTATCTCTAGAGAAGAGATCTGGTCTATGGCAAAAAGTTTAACGGGCGTAAGTATATTGTGGGCGACTTCTTATCTTGACGAGGCTAGTTTGTGTGATAAAGTTTTACTTATAAATGATGGTAAAATCATATTTGATGATGATCCTAAACGTATAAATAATATATTAGAAAATAGAGTATTTTTAGTCGAAGTCAAAGGTGATAAAAAAGCATTTTTAACGAATATTTTGGAGCACGATAATGTTTTGGACGCATATTTTGTTGGCTCAAAAATAAGAGTTGTTTTGAAAACGAAAGATTGCTCTTTGTTTCAAGATTTTACAGATTTTAAATTTGAAAATGTAACTCCTAGTTTTGAAGATGCATTTGTTGATATGTTGAAGATAAAAACTAAAGCGCACTCAAAACTAACTGATATACTAAATAGAGTCGATGAGCAAGATTGTTTTGCTATAAAAGCTGTAGGTCTCACAAAAAAATTTGGCTCATTTATAGCTACAAATAACATTAGTTTTGAGATTAGCAAGGGTGAGATATTTGGCTTTTTAGGTCCTAATGGGGCTGGTAAATCGACCACATTTAAGATGATTTGCGGACTTTTATCCAGAAGCGAGGGAGAGTCTCTCATCTATGGAAATAGCATAGACGTTATGAAAAATAAGATAGGCTATATGGCTCAAAAATTCTCATTATACGGAAATCTAGGCTTAAAAGACAATCTTGACTTTTTCGCCGGACTTTATGGGCTTAGAGGGAAAGAAAAAAGAGATAAAATATCCTCTATGATAGAAATTTTCGGCTTTGATAAATATCTGCAAAATAGAGTTTTTGAGCTACCTCTTGGTATAAAACAGCGACTTGCCTTATCGTGTGCTCTTATGCATTCTCCTCTTGTACTATTTTTAGATGAAGCGACAAGCGGAGTTGATCCTATCACTAGAAAGGAGTTTTGGAGACATATAAATGCTATTTCAAATTTAGGAATAAGCGTTATGGTTACAACTCACCTTATGGACGAAGCTGAGCTTTGCGATAGAGTAATGATTATCGATAAAGGAAAGATGATAGCTGTGGGAACTCCTGATGAGCTAAAGCAAAAAGTTGGCGCGATATCTGTAAAAGATGCGTTTATAAAGCTTATAAAGGGCGCAAATGAGCTTTAA
- a CDS encoding ABC transporter, permease protein (Pfam match to PF12698.3 ABC2_membrane_3), whose translation MSFKRIFAIVVKESLQAMRDPSTALIAIILPIILLFLMGYAVSLDAKNISFGIVNYSSSKDSKEIISKFVASKFFRTKITTDKNELINDMKLNKISGFLVIDDDKNSLKFQIIADGSEPNTANLIRQYGSSIIYIWAENLNSKRVLVESRYWFNEKLSSRYFLIPGSIAVIMTLIGTLLTSLVIAKEWERGTMESLMSTPVSNLEIIIGKLIPYFVFAMLSAVICFFVAYFWYEIPFRGSIFILFLLSFIYLFPALLIGLLISTIAKNQFVAAQISIIVGFLPAFLLSGFVFEINNMPTFIQYLSYFVPATYFVNSLGSIFLVGNLYDVFILDAICMLIIGFVVGILVLKKSKRSLD comes from the coding sequence ATGAGCTTTAAGAGAATTTTTGCTATCGTTGTTAAAGAGAGTTTGCAAGCTATGAGAGATCCAAGTACTGCTTTGATAGCTATCATTTTACCTATTATTTTATTGTTTTTGATGGGATACGCGGTCTCTTTGGATGCTAAAAATATATCTTTTGGTATAGTAAATTACAGTAGCTCAAAGGATTCAAAGGAGATAATATCGAAGTTTGTTGCATCAAAATTTTTTAGAACAAAAATAACCACTGATAAAAATGAGCTAATAAACGATATGAAATTAAATAAAATAAGCGGATTTTTGGTTATTGATGATGATAAAAATAGCCTCAAATTTCAGATTATCGCAGATGGCAGCGAGCCAAATACCGCAAATTTGATACGTCAATACGGATCTAGTATAATCTACATTTGGGCAGAAAATTTAAATTCAAAACGTGTTTTAGTAGAGTCTAGATACTGGTTTAATGAAAAATTATCTAGCAGGTATTTTTTAATACCTGGTTCAATCGCGGTTATAATGACTTTGATAGGCACTTTGCTCACATCTCTTGTTATCGCTAAAGAGTGGGAGAGAGGAACTATGGAGTCTTTGATGAGTACGCCAGTTTCAAATTTAGAGATAATTATAGGTAAGTTGATACCTTATTTCGTATTTGCTATGCTTTCAGCCGTGATCTGTTTTTTTGTGGCGTATTTCTGGTACGAAATTCCATTTAGAGGAAGTATATTTATACTATTTTTGTTAAGTTTTATATATCTTTTTCCTGCTCTTTTAATCGGACTTCTTATCTCAACTATAGCTAAAAATCAGTTTGTAGCAGCTCAAATTTCGATTATAGTGGGCTTTTTGCCTGCATTTTTACTTTCTGGATTTGTGTTTGAGATAAACAATATGCCTACTTTTATCCAGTATCTTTCATATTTTGTCCCTGCGACTTATTTTGTAAATTCGTTAGGAAGTATATTTTTAGTTGGAAATTTATATGATGTTTTTATCTTAGATGCTATTTGTATGCTCATTATAGGATTTGTAGTAGGTATTTTGGTGCTTAAAAAGTCAAAAAGGAGTTTGGATTGA
- the ubiE gene encoding bifunctional 2-octaprenyl-6-methoxy-1,4-benzoquinone methylase / S-adenosylmethionine:2-DMK methyltransferase (bifunctional~Pfam match to PF01209.14 Ubie_methyltran), which translates to MEKQAKIIEMFNQIAPTYDKANRILSFGVDTSWRKSACCIVLDKLKEKEINIVDVACGTGDMMGIWEQMANKKNIKISSMSGVDPSVGMLEVAKEKFPNYNFITALANDTSLPNDFADVISISYGIRNVVKMEEALKEFNKILKLGGYVAVLEFTKREQGGFISKIRDFYLSKILPKIGGFISKNEAAYTYLPSSIENFLDKNSFCDELIKAGFEIEVCKGFSFDISTLFIAKKVKQI; encoded by the coding sequence GTGGAAAAACAAGCAAAAATCATAGAAATGTTCAACCAAATAGCGCCTACTTACGATAAAGCCAACCGTATTTTAAGTTTTGGTGTTGATACCAGCTGGAGAAAAAGCGCTTGTTGCATCGTGCTTGATAAACTAAAAGAAAAAGAGATAAACATAGTAGATGTTGCGTGCGGAACAGGCGATATGATGGGTATTTGGGAGCAAATGGCAAATAAAAAAAATATCAAAATATCTTCTATGAGCGGAGTTGATCCAAGCGTTGGAATGCTTGAAGTCGCTAAAGAAAAATTTCCAAACTATAACTTTATAACTGCTCTTGCAAATGATACTTCTTTGCCAAATGATTTTGCAGATGTAATAAGCATAAGCTATGGCATTAGAAACGTGGTTAAAATGGAAGAAGCGCTAAAAGAGTTTAACAAGATCTTAAAACTGGGTGGCTACGTGGCTGTTTTGGAATTTACAAAAAGAGAGCAAGGTGGATTTATATCAAAAATAAGAGATTTTTATCTTAGTAAAATCTTACCGAAAATAGGCGGATTCATAAGCAAAAATGAGGCAGCTTATACGTATTTACCTAGTAGCATTGAGAATTTCTTAGATAAAAATAGCTTTTGCGATGAACTTATAAAAGCTGGATTTGAGATAGAAGTTTGCAAAGGTTTTAGTTTTGATATAAGCACACTTTTTATAGCAAAAAAAGTCAAACAGATATGA
- the serC gene encoding phosphohydroxythreonine aminotransferase / 3-phosphoserine aminotransferase (Pfam match to PF00266.15 Aminotran_5), whose protein sequence is MTRVLNFSAGPSTIPLSVLEQAQKEFVSYKGMGFSIMEVSHRGKVFDALHNNAIEKIKAFYGLNDDYAVLFLQGGATLQFAQIPMNIYNGGVAQYVDTGVWTTKAIKEAKIQNINYEVVASSQETKFDHIPENIRFSDDADYAYICSNNTIYGTQYEQIPTTKCPLVVDSSSDLLSREIDFSSKNIGLFYGGAQKNAGPAGVTLIIIKKDLANRVKPNVPTPLRYTTQIEANSLANTPCTFGIYMFDLVLDWIKDQGGLSAINKLNKQKAALLYDTIDTSSFYKAHAKKGSRSLMNVSFTTPSAELDAKFVSEAEKNSMIGLKGHRLLGGIRASIYNAVCLKDVQTLVSFMKEFERVNG, encoded by the coding sequence ATGACAAGAGTTTTAAATTTCAGCGCCGGACCTAGTACGATCCCATTAAGCGTACTAGAACAAGCGCAAAAAGAGTTTGTAAGCTACAAAGGAATGGGGTTTAGCATTATGGAAGTGAGCCATAGAGGCAAAGTATTTGACGCGCTTCATAATAACGCAATAGAAAAAATCAAAGCATTTTATGGTTTAAACGATGACTACGCAGTGCTTTTTTTACAAGGTGGAGCTACTTTGCAGTTTGCACAAATTCCGATGAATATCTATAATGGCGGAGTTGCGCAGTATGTAGATACAGGTGTTTGGACGACAAAAGCCATAAAAGAGGCAAAAATACAAAATATAAATTATGAAGTTGTCGCCTCAAGCCAGGAGACTAAATTTGACCATATCCCAGAAAATATACGTTTTTCAGACGACGCAGACTACGCATATATATGCTCAAATAACACTATTTATGGTACGCAGTATGAACAAATTCCAACTACAAAATGTCCTTTAGTAGTAGATAGCAGCAGTGATCTTTTAAGTCGCGAGATCGACTTTAGCTCGAAAAATATCGGTCTATTTTACGGTGGCGCGCAAAAAAACGCAGGACCAGCAGGAGTTACGCTAATAATCATAAAAAAAGATCTTGCAAATAGAGTAAAACCTAACGTTCCAACTCCACTTCGATATACAACGCAGATAGAAGCAAACTCTTTAGCAAATACGCCTTGTACGTTTGGTATATATATGTTTGATTTAGTGCTTGACTGGATAAAAGATCAAGGCGGATTAAGCGCTATAAATAAACTAAATAAGCAAAAAGCAGCTTTATTATATGATACCATCGACACTTCAAGTTTCTACAAAGCTCACGCTAAAAAAGGTTCAAGATCTCTTATGAACGTGAGTTTCACTACTCCTAGCGCCGAACTTGATGCTAAGTTTGTGAGTGAAGCAGAGAAAAACTCTATGATAGGACTAAAAGGACATAGGCTTCTTGGCGGAATTAGAGCGTCTATATATAATGCAGTTTGCTTAAAAGATGTTCAAACATTAGTAAGTTTTATGAAAGAATTTGAAAGAGTAAATGGGTAA
- a CDS encoding ABC transporter, membrane fusion protein (HlyD family) (Pfam match to PF13437.2 HlyD_3): protein MKKLGVVGIVLVLIFLFYKFYEKEFISKDKDDVFYGNVDTKTVDLSFRFLGEIVDISKVEGAKVLKGEPLVYLDDSYLKNSLNSLKSKINIENINLLKLESGYRIEEIKQSKARLEAAAANLKETQNSFNRQQKLMLSKATSEEAFMTAQTRFEAAKANLNLAQANYELLKNGYQKEDIEAQRELVRYLNINLEAIELDIKNSVLISPYDGILQKRYKEIGAITNANEPVVEIARDDKYFIRAYIDEKNLGKIKLEQKMKIFSDARNEPYIGYINFISSVAEFTPKNIQTTELRSDLVYKFEVTLIDKDDRLKQGMPVHIKFNDQSN from the coding sequence TTGAAAAAGCTTGGAGTTGTAGGTATTGTTCTGGTTTTGATATTTTTATTTTATAAATTCTATGAAAAAGAGTTTATATCAAAAGATAAAGATGATGTTTTTTACGGAAATGTCGATACGAAAACAGTTGATCTCTCTTTTAGATTTTTAGGTGAGATAGTAGATATTTCGAAAGTAGAAGGCGCTAAGGTTTTAAAAGGCGAACCTTTGGTATATCTTGATGACTCATATCTTAAAAACTCTCTAAATAGCTTAAAATCAAAGATAAACATAGAAAATATAAATCTTTTAAAACTAGAATCAGGTTATAGGATAGAGGAGATAAAGCAGAGCAAAGCTAGACTTGAGGCTGCTGCGGCAAATTTAAAAGAGACACAAAACTCATTTAATAGACAACAAAAACTTATGTTATCTAAAGCAACTTCTGAAGAGGCGTTTATGACTGCTCAAACACGCTTTGAAGCTGCTAAAGCAAATTTAAATCTCGCTCAAGCTAATTATGAACTTCTTAAAAACGGATATCAAAAAGAAGATATCGAGGCTCAAAGAGAGCTTGTAAGGTATTTAAATATCAATCTTGAAGCTATAGAACTTGATATAAAAAATTCGGTTTTGATCTCTCCTTATGATGGAATTTTGCAAAAAAGATATAAAGAAATAGGTGCTATAACAAACGCAAATGAGCCAGTAGTTGAGATCGCTAGAGATGATAAATACTTTATAAGAGCTTATATAGATGAGAAAAATCTCGGTAAGATAAAACTTGAGCAAAAGATGAAAATTTTTAGTGACGCAAGAAATGAGCCATATATCGGCTATATAAATTTTATCTCGTCCGTGGCTGAATTTACCCCTAAAAATATTCAAACTACAGAGTTAAGATCAGATCTTGTTTATAAATTTGAAGTTACGCTGATAGATAAAGATGATCGACTAAAACAAGGTATGCCAGTGCATATCAAATTCAATGATCAAAGCAACTAA
- a CDS encoding putative protein (CYTH domain) encodes MVLEIERKFLLNNGFMQIALMLEGVEFKKVNILQFYTKIAPNYEVRFRKTAEEFIKTVKIGKGSIIQENETVISEKEFQKQRKNSIANQISKSRYIFKLNNFPCNIDIYNGCLSDLAIFEIEFMKKSEADGFILPEFLKNYINKEITFDERYKNKNLALFGLPDFKFDYKKTVKMIEKLNHIKLFFGKNISSYDAIRLALLQNHKMILEYKLKYLQSKDHSSLANLRDALRVSYSLMDIFKFTFDERTISVFLDTFNQKITKMTELIRANLLIDYTNTAGFELINSENFNKQRQILEDETILLLSSDMFEKELKEWNIVLNDEDYFYASNSSAPIKIAAAYRLRLEILKTIKSIKRKKNYKQIHKQCRDLRSILWYFGDIFGNTKMIKNLDNLIENLRFLSQCRLFENAKFKDNNNIEFFKKSLNLKILKTIKKADKKSEKITKKIGKFSKKLKAYYTKEI; translated from the coding sequence TTGGTTTTAGAAATTGAGCGCAAATTTCTATTAAATAACGGCTTCATGCAAATAGCATTAATGCTTGAAGGAGTCGAATTTAAAAAAGTAAATATTCTACAATTTTATACAAAAATCGCCCCAAACTATGAAGTTAGATTTCGCAAAACCGCAGAAGAGTTTATAAAAACAGTAAAAATCGGCAAAGGTTCCATAATACAAGAAAATGAGACCGTAATTTCCGAAAAAGAGTTTCAAAAACAGCGTAAAAACAGCATCGCAAATCAAATTTCTAAATCAAGATATATATTTAAACTAAATAATTTTCCATGCAACATAGACATTTATAATGGTTGCTTATCCGATCTTGCAATTTTTGAGATAGAATTTATGAAAAAATCAGAAGCCGATGGATTTATCCTGCCTGAATTTTTAAAAAATTATATAAACAAAGAGATAACATTTGATGAAAGATATAAAAATAAAAATCTCGCGCTTTTTGGGCTTCCTGATTTCAAATTTGATTACAAAAAGACGGTAAAAATGATAGAAAAACTTAATCATATAAAGCTATTTTTCGGAAAAAATATAAGCAGCTACGATGCCATCAGACTTGCTTTATTGCAAAATCATAAGATGATTTTAGAATACAAATTAAAATACCTGCAAAGCAAAGATCACTCTTCATTAGCAAATTTAAGAGACGCTTTAAGAGTTAGTTATTCGCTTATGGATATTTTTAAATTTACGTTTGATGAGAGGACAATCTCTGTTTTTTTAGATACTTTTAACCAAAAAATCACAAAAATGACAGAACTGATAAGAGCAAATCTTTTGATAGATTATACAAATACCGCTGGTTTTGAGCTGATAAATAGTGAAAACTTTAACAAACAAAGGCAAATTTTAGAAGATGAAACTATACTGCTTTTAAGCTCAGATATGTTTGAAAAAGAGCTAAAAGAGTGGAATATCGTGCTTAATGATGAAGATTATTTTTACGCTTCAAATAGCTCTGCGCCGATAAAAATCGCAGCCGCCTATAGACTAAGACTAGAAATACTAAAAACCATCAAGAGCATAAAGCGCAAAAAAAATTATAAACAAATACATAAACAATGCAGAGATCTAAGATCTATTTTATGGTATTTTGGAGATATTTTTGGAAATACTAAAATGATAAAAAATTTAGATAATCTGATAGAGAATTTAAGATTTTTATCTCAATGCAGGTTATTTGAAAATGCTAAATTTAAAGATAATAATAACATTGAATTTTTCAAAAAAAGTTTAAATTTAAAAATCCTAAAAACCATAAAAAAAGCAGACAAAAAATCAGAAAAAATCACAAAAAAAATAGGCAAATTCTCAAAAAAATTAAAAGCCTATTACACAAAGGAAATTTGA
- the xseA gene encoding exodeoxyribonuclease VII, large subunit (Pfam matches to PF02601.11 Exonuc_VII_L, and to PF13742.2 tRNA_anti_2) — protein MTVSELNEQTKALLETHFSFVEVTGEISRLIRHSSGHWYFSLKDEKSVISSAMYKFSNQQVKFEVKDGMQVTIYGKLTIYPPSGSYQLLANKMLPVGIGELELAFNQLKSKLENEGLFDIKFKKPLPKFPKKIAIVTSLTSAAYQDMLKVINSRYKLCEFVAFNTLVQGEMAATNIIQMLQKADKIGFDAIVLARGGGSKEDLWCFNDENLARVIFTLKTPIISAVGHEIDYCISDFVSDHRSLTPTAAMVDLLPDTNTILQSLDIAFDKFESFIDSKFQNSFNILNLINQSLRNQAISQKIEKANLNLENKKANLENLITSKLNNLAHKIKEFELVFDRQEQFFKATKNMVQIEQNGKIVPLHKLQIGDEISIYSQTTKKNAIIKS, from the coding sequence ATGACTGTAAGCGAACTAAACGAACAAACTAAAGCACTTTTAGAAACTCATTTTAGCTTTGTGGAGGTTACTGGAGAGATTTCAAGGCTCATTCGTCATAGCTCTGGACACTGGTATTTCTCATTAAAAGATGAAAAAAGCGTCATAAGCTCTGCTATGTACAAATTCAGCAATCAGCAAGTTAAATTTGAAGTAAAAGATGGAATGCAAGTAACAATCTATGGAAAATTAACGATTTATCCGCCAAGTGGAAGTTATCAGTTACTAGCAAATAAAATGCTTCCTGTAGGCATCGGAGAGCTTGAACTTGCATTTAATCAGCTTAAATCAAAGCTAGAAAACGAAGGGCTTTTTGATATAAAATTTAAAAAACCTCTTCCAAAATTTCCAAAAAAAATAGCTATAGTAACAAGCCTAACATCAGCAGCCTATCAAGATATGTTAAAAGTCATAAACTCCAGATACAAACTTTGTGAGTTTGTAGCATTTAACACTTTAGTTCAAGGCGAAATGGCAGCTACAAATATCATACAAATGCTACAAAAAGCCGATAAAATAGGCTTTGACGCGATAGTTTTAGCCCGCGGAGGCGGTAGTAAAGAAGATCTTTGGTGTTTTAATGATGAAAACTTAGCAAGAGTTATTTTTACTCTAAAAACCCCTATAATCTCAGCCGTAGGACATGAGATAGACTACTGTATAAGCGACTTTGTAAGTGATCACAGAAGCTTGACTCCGACTGCTGCGATGGTTGATTTGCTACCAGATACCAACACGATTTTACAAAGCTTAGATATCGCTTTTGATAAATTTGAAAGCTTTATAGATAGCAAATTTCAAAACTCGTTTAATATACTAAATTTAATAAATCAAAGCTTAAGAAATCAAGCAATAAGCCAAAAAATAGAAAAAGCAAATCTAAATTTAGAAAATAAAAAAGCAAATTTAGAAAATTTAATAACTTCAAAACTAAATAATTTAGCACACAAAATAAAGGAATTCGAGCTGGTATTTGATAGACAAGAACAGTTTTTTAAAGCCACTAAAAATATGGTTCAAATAGAACAAAACGGCAAAATCGTGCCGCTTCATAAATTACAAATAGGTGATGAGATATCTATATATTCACAAACAACAAAGAAAAATGCGATAATAAAATCTTAG